DNA from Gammaproteobacteria bacterium:
AGCAACAGCGAGGCAGTTGATCGCTTCGGCAGATCTCTGAGCCTAAGCGCTGATGGCAGCACGCTGGCGGTGGGGGCTGATAGAGAAGACAGCAACGCCACAGGTATTAACGGTGATGATGGCGACAACAGCGCATCAAACAGCGGCGGGTTATACCTGTACTAACCGCGCCTAGCGGCTGTTTGGGGCAGTGTGGTGGTGATGGGCGCGCGGGTTTGGTTGGCAGGGTGGCGGGTTTTATAACGTGTTTTGTGGCGGTGTTAGCGGCGACAGAATGCGTTAAACATCGGTAGATGCACTCTGTGCATATTCCCCCTACAGGGCTGCACAAGCACTGTAGATACTCTGTTTAAAATCAAGTAACAAGCAAGATATTTTTTATTTTTCCCTGATTTAACTGGGTGCTGGAAGCGCATAAAAGCGGGATCCATCAAATGGTTTTTCTGATTTCAACATGCCATATGCCATGAATTGCGTGCAATAACTTGCGCATAGCGGCACATAATGCCTGTAGCTTTGCCAGGCCATTGTCATTGATTACGTGCTGATAATAAGAACTTACGCGCAAATCATGTTGTGTGGAACTCAGAGCAGGCAGATATAAAGCTCTTGGCAAATGACAATTTCCTGCTTTGCTTAACCGTCTTTTCTTAGAAATTGATTTTCCTGATTCCACAACACGCGGGTCTAATCTGGTATAGGCTGCCCACTGCTTTGGTTTTATAGATGAATTCAAGTTATCAGTGTAATTTCCTTTAAACAAGCGGTACGAATACATTGAGACCTTTGTACGGCAACACAATCGTTATCAGATGGAGGCGGCATGTATTTGCTGGTTAAAAAGAATGGGAATAAATATTGGCGGATTAATTACAGGCTTAGAGGGAAATATAAAACCTTATCTCTTGGCGTTTTGTAGTGGACAATATTACTTAACCACGACAGTTTACGGTTTGAGCGGGTAGTAAATGGCAGCGGGGCAATACGCGTAAGGGTGTCATCTCAATAAGGGTGTGTACGGGGGCGTTAGGCAAAATGTGGCGTTCACGGTCTTATAAAGGGGTCTTTTCGGTCGCGATAAAGAGGGGATGGCAATATCAAGGTTGGCGGAACAAAAAAATAGGCCTGTTGAAATGCTCAATTCTTAAATAAACATGCGCGGCAGAAGCACGGCATCACAGACCGTATCAGGTGAATATTTTCCATAGAATAGCCATGGTGAAGGCCAAGTTGAAGCCAATCATCCATTTAAGCAAGCGTTGTTCACCTTTTATATTCTCAACGTTGACATCAAGACGATTAAAGCGATTATCATAATTAGCAATAGCTTGAGCGGCCGCTTGAGCCTTTTCTTCTGAGGCACCAGCTTCACGCAAAGCCTCGTACACTTCTGCAATCATCGTTGTCATTCATTTAGTATATAGGCGTTGTTACTGAACAACAATGGACGCTAGCGGATGTACCGGCACCCGCTTCGCTTGAACACGGACATATAAGCTTAAGCCAGCAGGTCTACCGCGCTTCTTTTGGGTTTTTGTTTTCATGCCCAGCAGTACAATTCATCATTGGAGGAAATGATTTTGCGGGTACTTTTGCGGGTATCTTTTTTTGTTTAAATTAACAAACCCTTTGTTTGCAAGGCCTGTAGGCCATTATTCAATTCCTATCTCCGGCACCACGTTGGGTATTTTTTGTAGTAAAGGCTTATAGCGTGACACATTATTGTTAGGCATAAAAAAACCGCTACCGAGTTGTTGATAGCGGTTCGAGTTATGCCTATAAACTAAAAAAGTCTAGTTTGTTTTGTTTGCCCGTGGCCCAGCGACACACATGCCTGCCTCAGCGTCTGACGTACCGATGCAGCTGGCATTAGCGTGACATATTAGTTGTATACCATTTTCGTCATCTGTACCGCACGCTTGACCAACTTCGACCTCACGATAAGCCGTAGTATCGATAGCAGACCTTATTAAAATACGTTCACCATCGGCATTGCTGCGTAATACCTGGTTTGTCTCTTGCCCGGTGTTTGCCGCACTGTCCGCATCACTATTTGCACAGGCTAGTGTTGAGAAAACAATTACGCAAGCGCTAAGGATTTGTTTATACATCATAACTTCGTCCTCAAATTGCTTAGTTAAACAGTGACCGTTGTGCCGTCAAACTTAGTTAAGCTAAAACCATTAAAGTCTTCAGCGAAGGTTGCTGTTTGTTCGCGTAAGAGCTGAATAGCGATGGCTTCACCTAAAGCAAGCGATGCCGTTGAGTCACTACGCCAATGAACACCGGCAATATTGCGGGAGTTGCTAACGTTGGAGGCAATTTTGTTAAGCTCGCCACCGACGGTTAAGTCGGCTCTACCATTGAACGGCACTAAGCGTCTACCATTATTGCTAGGACGCAGTGGATTTTGAATCACATAAGATTCATCATACCAAGCCTTGAGGATGGTAGTACAAGCGCCTGCCACAGTGGCATGGCCTGCAGTATAGGCAGGATGCATTGGCGAGCCTTCTTCGAAAGCTAGCGGTAACAAAGCATTGCCTGGTGTTAACGCAGCGCCGAGACGGTTACTGTCATTGATAGAGTTAGCGATTTCAGGGTGGATGTCAAAGCTTGCGCCTCTATTAAGGTTGGCATGAATCGCACCCGCTTGTGCTTCAGGACGGAGGCGACGATGAGCAAACCACTTTTGGAACCAGGCAGCATGCAGCGCCCGCGTGGTGACTTCGGCAACCAAGGTCGAAATATGGCCGATACCAAAGGTGGAGAAGCCTTCCTGTGTGACGCTATTGTTGTACGGATTACCAGCATCAACGGGTGCACCCATGGCTTCGAGCGATAACATACTCATAAAATAGGCCTGATACAGTACATCAACATGCACCCACTCACTCATGCCACGGCCATTGCGTAAGTACAACAACCTGTTTTCAAATGCGGGCGCAGCGGTTGGGATGTTACCGTTTTGAATGTCGATAAAGTCATTCCAACTAGTACCAAAATTAACACCCGCTTGCGGTGTGTTAATGCGCAGGTCGATTGCGTTGGCGCCAAACGGGGTAGGTTGAAACCAAAATTGTGATAGCCAGTGACCTCTTCTATCGCCTGGTGTCAAGCCGCGGAATAACAAACGTGGCGTGACCACCCCCTGATTGTTTTTGGCGCCTTTAAAATCTGCACCAAAGCTGGTGAGGTCATCGGCGGCTTTTTGCGCCAATGCGTTGTTACGATATTGGCTGAAGGGGACATCAATCAGTGCGGCCATCCAATAGTTTTCGGCCATTTCAGCAGCTTGTTCACGGCTATTGAATTTCGGTGGCGCAGGAATCTTGAATGAAGGGCCATCACCGCCTTCAATTTCAAAGGCCCAGCCACCAAGCGGGCTGACCAGCTTGCGGCTGCCGGAGAGAGGCACTAGGTCGAGGTCAGATTGTGAGGCATTGCTGAGCCCGGTCACCAGGGTGTCATAATCGCCAGGGTTTGTTATAGCACCATCGGACACATTGTGAGCGAGACCTTTAGTGAAGCTGCCGATTCTGTTGGTAAACTGCTCGTCATCGCCATTGGTTGGTTGTAACAAAAGCGACGTTTCCTGCGCGTTGCGAAAGGCCGCTGTCTTACGAATCCAAAGAGCTTGATTGCGTCGTTGTACCGGTGACAATGGGCCAACCGTAATGGCGTTGGCGACACCTGGGATCATCATGCCAAGACCTGTGGCACCAATAGCACCCATGGTAGCTAGCGCTTGGCGGCGACTGCCTTTTAAACCATCGGTAATGGCAGACTTAATCTTGCCTTCGTTTTTCTTTAAGTGATCAGTGAATTGACCAAAGGATTTCTGTTTAGACATAAGCATTCTCCAAAATAACTAAAAAAATACCCAACATAGTGTTGAAGCCATCGTTGACATCGCTTTAACCACGTTGCGCTCTTCCCGTGCTGGAATAGCGTGCGATGTACGGTGGCAAACTGTGGCTAGGTTTGCCTGGTCGAGCGGCTGCCAGAAAATGATTATATATATTTTATAATAAATTTGTGATAAATATGTGATATTTGTGATGTAATTGGATGTCTAGATGATTTTATGAGGTTGTCAGGTATGCTCAAGGTGACGGAAACTAGTTTTACATAGAGGGGTTTTCGCGGCTTATGTAGCCATTAATACTGATTATTAGCGTATTGTTGGCTTATTTGGTATGGCACGTACCTTGGTAGCTACAGTACGTCTATGTTGTTTTAGATGTAAAATGAGAGCTTAAGTTTTTTAGTGATAACTCATTAAGCGATAATAAAGTTATAAAATTGTTATATTTAGGATTGAAATAAACCCCCTTGCTACCAATACAGGTATAGGTGCCTTTGAATAGTGGGGGTGTTAGGTTTAAGAAGCGATTTTCGTTCTGCTGGCGCGTTTACGTTCGTTCTCGAGTAGCCATTTTTTGCGGATGCGAATTGATTTTGGTGTGACTTCGACTAACTCATCGTCATCAATAAACTCGAGTGATTGTTCGAGGTCAAAACGAATCGGTGGGGTCAGTACGATGTTGTCATCGGTGCCTGAGGCGCGCACGTTAGTGAGCTGCTTGCCTTTGAGTGGGTTAACGGTAAGGTCGTTATCACGCGAATGAATGCCGATAATTTGGCCTTCGTACAAATCTTCGCCATGACCAATAAAGAGGCGGCCACGTTCTTGTAGGGTAAACAGAGAATAGCCTGAGCTTTTACCGTTGCCATTACAGATTAATACGCCACGCTGACGTTGTGCCAAGGTGCCAGTTTTTGCTGGCGCGTAACGATCAAAACTGTGATAGAGCAGACCCGCACCCGAAGTGGCGGTCATAAATTCGGTGCGAAAACCAATCAGACCACGTGCCGGGATTTCATATTCCAGGCGGACTCGGCCAGTGCCATCGGGCACCATATTACGCAGGTTGCCGCCACGTTCACCGAGTTTTTCCATGACAGAACCTTGGGCATTGTCTTCAACATCGACGGTTAATTGTTCCCATGGTTCTTGGGTTGCGCCATCGATTTCTTTAGTGATGACCTGCGGGCGGCCAATCGCTAACTCAAAGCCTTCGCGACGCATGGTTTCGATAAGAATGGACAGGTGCAGTTCACCACGACCAGACACCAAAAACACGTTAGCGTCAGGGGTGTCTTCAACCCGCAGTGCGACGTTGTGAATGAGTTCTTTTTCAAAACGTTCATG
Protein-coding regions in this window:
- a CDS encoding IS110 family transposase; amino-acid sequence: MYSYRLFKGNYTDNLNSSIKPKQWAAYTRLDPRVVESGKSISKKRRLSKAGNCHLPRALYLPALSSTQHDLRVSSYYQHVINDNGLAKLQALCAAMRKLLHAIHGIWHVEIRKTI
- a CDS encoding DUF4102 domain-containing protein; its protein translation is MYLLVKKNGNKYWRINYRLRGKYKTLSLGVL
- a CDS encoding integrase, which encodes MTTMIAEVYEALREAGASEEKAQAAAQAIANYDNRFNRLDVNVENIKGEQRLLKWMIGFNLAFTMAILWKIFT
- a CDS encoding vanadium-dependent haloperoxidase encodes the protein MSKQKSFGQFTDHLKKNEGKIKSAITDGLKGSRRQALATMGAIGATGLGMMIPGVANAITVGPLSPVQRRNQALWIRKTAAFRNAQETSLLLQPTNGDDEQFTNRIGSFTKGLAHNVSDGAITNPGDYDTLVTGLSNASQSDLDLVPLSGSRKLVSPLGGWAFEIEGGDGPSFKIPAPPKFNSREQAAEMAENYWMAALIDVPFSQYRNNALAQKAADDLTSFGADFKGAKNNQGVVTPRLLFRGLTPGDRRGHWLSQFWFQPTPFGANAIDLRINTPQAGVNFGTSWNDFIDIQNGNIPTAAPAFENRLLYLRNGRGMSEWVHVDVLYQAYFMSMLSLEAMGAPVDAGNPYNNSVTQEGFSTFGIGHISTLVAEVTTRALHAAWFQKWFAHRRLRPEAQAGAIHANLNRGASFDIHPEIANSINDSNRLGAALTPGNALLPLAFEEGSPMHPAYTAGHATVAGACTTILKAWYDESYVIQNPLRPSNNGRRLVPFNGRADLTVGGELNKIASNVSNSRNIAGVHWRSDSTASLALGEAIAIQLLREQTATFAEDFNGFSLTKFDGTTVTV